A part of Caviibacter abscessus genomic DNA contains:
- a CDS encoding AAA domain-containing protein: MQKYTLVKDIDSRNKMENKEKAIHLFEFTKQLYKQKYSQIYVIEKEEWYEYINNKNNELINFNFEDDMIKPIKLAEEPPVPNELKKYGIKTPNETINSDLYKNNGILKAIFAKWKLEYNNWESKVKNQKKCLYFFNKLKEKYNFLENESERFELVVGNLFIKYYDKIEYPLLTKRILIDFDAKKSIIRLQQTNSNIEFNDGILQEFDIIDNVNNLKKLKEDIKENLNNIFDQNLVDYIRGLKNILSENCEIYLKPVLFIKKKNQGIIRSLENIIEDIKNRKDLPNPIQRLIEPNVISKDDDYEEKTLNQKLFEIGGESQEILLYKEANREQLEIIKQIEKNDAIVVQGPPGTGKTHTIANLIGYFLSQGKNILVTSYTKKALSVIKDKIPSNIQSLCVSLVDDNNDEMEKSINGISDYVSRHNKRKLIEEIKELEIIRNNTFKEIQDIRNKIYSIRQKEKQTITYLGTGYSLQEIAKFIGDNEKNVRHIIPGEIKEKDIPIPVTLEELEYVYSLSDGSEECSLPDINYVISPEKFEEIQNNIQNYEKVKNEFNNKLSEILKTKVNLKLPDLTKYKIESMVKLKKLVKMFDYNNQQKWEYNLIRDGFNLNGFGKHWIDLISDIKQIYEYTINNSKVLINNNFELLQKEINYTELIKSLDDKFNFFNLLNSSNKKWSKIIKINGKSPELPKDKEKIKIYLNYKMNLDKLNLLWTNNIANNGGPDFESLGVRPEETTYNYIALIEKYLYWYENVVLPLIKEYKIDFSFIRKNIPDNSVFCEILFEYIHSVISKYIDFVYSNKEMGKSKGLLSNYKSLSCNELFDSLVSFNIEKYKTDYENLKIKSEKYNNVKRKEIISKIREYAPDWAYQIEKNENKKQEILDNFEIAWKWKQFCKIYDEIEAENEQTLLDESNKKSIKLRKITSELVEKKSWLCLIKNAEQDYAKFSALNSWKTTIKKIGKGTGKKAASLKIEAQKLMVDCQKIVPVWIMPITTALENLKVGENKFDVVIIDEASQADISALSIMYFAKKIIIIGDDEQVSPDAVGAKVELSEKISNLHLKNIIPNSHLYDLKTSIYTIGSLYFRTLKLIEHFRCAPEIIGYSNMLSYNGEIKPLRDISDLKVKPATIAYRVNGKRKLTQKINEEEAYNIVALMMACSNQKEYENMTFGVISLLGDEQTTLIQKLADQYMGYEECSKRKLLCGNPSYFQGDERDIIFISLVDSNASEGPVRKTTEGTENSTKKRYNVAVSRAKNQVWVVHSFDSKNDLKEGDLRKSLIEYMDNPINSLVKQNEIKIKSDSPFEEEVATNLYTNGYNIVQQYEVGAYRIDIVVKYKDKKIAIECDGEAYHSGEQKLLEDMERQTLLERLGWTFIRIRGSEYYRNKELTLKRVREALSGYGINPELLSSNEKIETQELKNRVIFSASQILRKISINRSYSDI; encoded by the coding sequence ATGCAAAAGTATACTTTAGTAAAGGATATTGATAGTAGAAATAAAATGGAAAATAAAGAAAAAGCAATTCATTTATTTGAATTTACAAAACAACTATATAAACAAAAATATTCTCAAATATATGTAATTGAAAAAGAAGAATGGTATGAATATATAAATAATAAGAATAATGAATTAATAAATTTTAATTTTGAAGATGATATGATAAAACCTATAAAATTAGCTGAAGAACCTCCAGTACCAAATGAATTAAAAAAATATGGAATAAAAACTCCAAATGAAACAATAAATTCAGATTTATATAAAAATAATGGAATATTGAAAGCTATTTTTGCCAAATGGAAATTGGAATATAATAATTGGGAAAGTAAGGTAAAAAATCAAAAAAAATGTTTGTATTTTTTTAATAAATTAAAGGAAAAATATAATTTTTTAGAAAATGAGTCTGAACGTTTTGAATTAGTTGTGGGTAATTTATTTATAAAGTATTATGATAAGATAGAATATCCTTTATTAACAAAAAGAATTTTAATAGATTTTGATGCGAAAAAAAGTATAATTAGATTACAACAAACAAATTCAAATATTGAGTTTAATGATGGGATACTACAAGAATTTGATATCATTGATAATGTAAATAATTTGAAAAAATTAAAAGAGGACATAAAGGAAAATTTAAATAATATTTTTGATCAAAACTTAGTAGATTATATCCGTGGTTTAAAAAACATATTAAGTGAAAATTGTGAAATATATTTAAAGCCAGTACTTTTTATAAAAAAGAAAAACCAAGGTATAATACGCTCACTTGAAAATATTATAGAAGATATAAAAAATAGAAAAGATTTACCTAATCCAATACAACGTTTAATAGAACCAAATGTTATTAGTAAAGATGATGATTATGAAGAAAAAACTTTAAATCAAAAGCTGTTTGAAATTGGTGGAGAATCACAAGAAATTTTATTATATAAAGAAGCAAATAGAGAGCAATTGGAAATAATAAAGCAAATAGAAAAAAATGATGCAATTGTTGTTCAAGGACCGCCAGGTACTGGGAAAACACATACTATTGCAAATCTTATAGGATATTTTTTATCACAAGGGAAAAATATACTAGTTACTAGTTATACCAAGAAAGCTTTAAGTGTTATAAAAGATAAGATACCAAGTAATATACAAAGTTTGTGTGTTTCATTAGTGGATGACAATAATGATGAAATGGAAAAATCAATTAATGGAATAAGTGACTATGTATCTAGACATAATAAAAGAAAATTAATTGAAGAAATAAAAGAGCTAGAAATTATTAGAAATAATACATTTAAAGAAATACAAGATATAAGAAATAAAATTTATTCAATTAGACAAAAAGAAAAACAGACTATAACTTATTTAGGGACAGGGTACAGTCTTCAAGAAATAGCAAAATTTATAGGTGATAATGAAAAAAATGTACGTCATATTATACCTGGAGAAATTAAAGAAAAAGACATACCTATTCCAGTAACGTTGGAAGAACTAGAATATGTTTATTCTTTAAGTGATGGTAGTGAAGAGTGTTCATTACCTGATATTAATTATGTCATATCTCCTGAAAAATTTGAAGAAATACAAAATAATATTCAGAATTATGAAAAAGTGAAAAACGAATTTAATAACAAATTAAGTGAAATTTTAAAAACTAAAGTCAATTTAAAGTTACCTGATTTGACAAAATATAAAATAGAATCAATGGTTAAGTTAAAAAAACTTGTTAAAATGTTTGACTATAATAATCAGCAAAAATGGGAATATAATTTAATAAGAGATGGCTTTAATTTAAATGGATTTGGTAAACACTGGATAGATTTAATTTCTGATATAAAACAAATATATGAATATACTATTAATAATTCTAAAGTGCTTATAAATAACAATTTTGAACTTTTGCAAAAAGAGATAAATTATACAGAGCTTATAAAATCATTAGATGACAAATTCAATTTTTTTAATTTACTGAATAGTTCTAACAAAAAATGGTCTAAAATAATAAAAATTAATGGAAAATCTCCAGAATTACCAAAAGATAAAGAAAAAATAAAAATATATCTAAACTATAAAATGAATTTAGATAAGTTAAATTTACTATGGACAAATAATATAGCAAATAATGGAGGACCTGATTTTGAAAGCTTAGGAGTAAGACCTGAAGAAACAACTTACAATTATATTGCACTAATTGAAAAATATTTATATTGGTATGAAAATGTAGTATTACCGCTTATTAAGGAATATAAAATAGATTTTAGTTTTATAAGAAAAAATATTCCGGATAATAGTGTTTTTTGTGAGATTTTATTTGAATATATTCATAGTGTCATATCAAAATATATTGATTTTGTATATTCAAATAAGGAAATGGGAAAAAGTAAAGGATTGTTATCAAATTATAAATCCTTAAGTTGTAATGAGCTTTTTGATAGTTTAGTATCATTTAATATTGAAAAATATAAAACAGATTATGAAAATTTAAAAATTAAAAGCGAAAAATATAATAATGTTAAAAGAAAAGAAATAATATCAAAAATAAGAGAATATGCACCTGATTGGGCATATCAAATTGAAAAAAATGAAAATAAAAAACAAGAAATATTAGATAATTTTGAAATAGCGTGGAAATGGAAGCAATTTTGTAAAATTTATGATGAAATTGAAGCTGAAAATGAGCAAACGTTATTAGATGAAAGTAATAAAAAGAGCATAAAATTAAGGAAAATAACATCAGAATTAGTTGAGAAAAAATCTTGGTTATGTTTAATAAAAAATGCTGAACAAGATTATGCAAAATTTTCTGCTTTAAATTCTTGGAAAACTACAATAAAAAAAATTGGTAAAGGTACAGGGAAAAAAGCTGCATCATTAAAAATAGAAGCTCAAAAATTAATGGTAGATTGTCAAAAAATTGTTCCAGTATGGATTATGCCAATAACAACAGCTTTAGAAAATTTAAAAGTTGGTGAAAATAAATTTGATGTTGTAATTATTGATGAAGCGAGTCAAGCTGATATTTCAGCTCTTTCAATTATGTATTTTGCAAAGAAGATAATTATTATTGGTGATGATGAACAAGTAAGTCCAGATGCTGTTGGTGCAAAAGTGGAATTATCTGAAAAAATATCTAATTTACATTTAAAAAATATAATCCCCAATAGTCATTTATATGACTTAAAAACATCTATATATACAATAGGTAGTCTATATTTTAGAACATTAAAATTAATTGAACATTTTAGATGTGCTCCAGAAATAATAGGGTATAGTAATATGCTGTCATATAATGGAGAAATAAAACCATTAAGAGATATAAGTGATTTAAAAGTAAAACCAGCTACGATAGCATATAGAGTAAATGGTAAACGTAAATTAACTCAAAAAATAAATGAAGAAGAAGCATATAATATAGTTGCATTAATGATGGCGTGTTCAAATCAAAAAGAATATGAAAATATGACATTTGGCGTTATATCTTTATTAGGAGATGAACAAACAACATTAATTCAGAAATTAGCTGATCAGTATATGGGATATGAAGAATGTTCGAAAAGAAAATTATTATGTGGAAATCCATCATATTTTCAAGGTGATGAAAGAGATATAATTTTTATTTCTCTTGTAGATAGTAACGCTAGTGAAGGACCAGTAAGAAAAACGACTGAAGGGACAGAAAATAGTACTAAAAAACGATACAATGTTGCTGTAAGTAGAGCAAAAAATCAAGTGTGGGTTGTACATTCTTTTGATTCCAAAAATGATTTAAAAGAAGGTGATTTAAGAAAAAGTTTAATAGAATATATGGATAATCCAATCAATAGTCTAGTAAAACAAAATGAAATTAAAATAAAATCTGATTCACCTTTTGAGGAAGAAGTGGCAACAAATTTATATACAAATGGATATAACATAGTACAGCAATATGAAGTTGGAGCTTATAGAATTGACATAGTTGTAAAATATAAAGATAAAAAAATAGCTATTGAATGTGATGGAGAAGCTTATCATAGTGGTGAACAAAAGTTGTTAGAAGATATGGAAAGACAAACTCTTCTTGAAAGATTAGGCTGGACTTTTATTCGTATAAGAGGAAGTGAATATTACAGAAATAAAGAATTAACTTTAAAAAGAGTTAGAGAAGCATTATCTGGTTATGGAATAAATCCAGAACTTTTAAGCTCAAATGAAAAAATAGAAACTCAAGAATTAAAAAATAGAGTTATATTTTCAGCAAGCCAAATATTAAGAAAGATAAGTATAAATAGAAGTTATTCAGATATTTAA
- a CDS encoding LacI family DNA-binding transcriptional regulator, which translates to MSVTIEDVAKKAGVSKTTVSRYLNGKYEFMSKETKNRIECVIDELEYVPNSMARSLKNQNSKIIGCTIADIENQFSSFIFKGVSEVCKKHGYRVLVAEINDNEDDEREAIESLMSYNIDGLIINTTGSNDEYLINLKKSNNIPIVLADRSIAENNVLDTVTSNNYEATYECMKHLKKQNYTKVAFFTYDMTNNSVKIKRYEAYCHAMKKLFNLNPKDYTYILKNKSLVNYDKALKDFIETNKNENIAIFTVNGVILLEVLKSLKKLNYDIEKDEIGICSFDDWGWAELIDKKGITTISQKSYECGVKCAELVFEGIEFPNKQVDYLEIPAKLIARGSTKKREVKKK; encoded by the coding sequence ATGAGTGTTACAATAGAAGATGTTGCAAAGAAAGCTGGTGTATCAAAAACAACAGTTTCAAGATATCTGAATGGAAAATATGAATTTATGTCAAAAGAAACCAAAAACAGAATTGAATGTGTAATAGATGAATTGGAATATGTACCTAACAGTATGGCAAGAAGTTTGAAAAACCAAAATAGCAAAATAATAGGTTGTACAATTGCAGATATTGAAAACCAGTTTTCAAGTTTCATATTTAAAGGTGTTAGTGAAGTTTGTAAAAAACATGGATATAGGGTTTTAGTTGCTGAAATAAATGATAATGAAGATGATGAAAGAGAAGCGATAGAATCGCTTATGTCATATAATATTGATGGATTGATAATAAATACAACGGGAAGTAATGATGAATATTTAATAAATTTAAAAAAATCAAATAATATTCCTATAGTTTTAGCAGATAGAAGTATTGCTGAAAATAATGTTCTTGATACGGTAACAAGTAACAATTATGAAGCGACTTATGAATGTATGAAACATTTAAAAAAACAAAATTATACAAAGGTAGCGTTTTTCACATATGACATGACAAATAATAGCGTTAAAATAAAAAGATATGAGGCATATTGTCATGCTATGAAAAAACTATTTAATTTAAATCCAAAAGATTATACATATATTTTAAAAAATAAAAGTTTGGTTAATTATGATAAAGCATTAAAAGATTTTATAGAAACTAATAAAAATGAAAATATAGCGATATTTACAGTAAATGGAGTTATTTTACTTGAAGTTTTAAAAAGTTTAAAAAAATTAAATTATGATATAGAAAAAGATGAAATAGGTATTTGTAGCTTTGATGATTGGGGTTGGGCTGAGTTAATAGATAAAAAAGGGATAACTACAATTAGTCAAAAATCATATGAATGCGGTGTGAAATGTGCAGAATTGGTTTTTGAAGGAATAGAGTTTCCAAATAAACAAGTTGATTATTTAGAAATACCAGCAAAATTAATTGCTAGAGGTTCTACAAAAAAAAGAGAGGTTAAGAAAAAATGA